The genome window AGGAGATGGTGTTCACATTTTTCATGAGCAGTGAGAAAGAAAATGCCAGAATTAACACTATGAGAATGAGGCTATACATTTGAATGGCCCGGAACAATTCAAGGAAACTCCTGTATTCTCCCAATTGACTTCTAAAACCCTTCAGGCTTACTTCGTTGATTTTATCGGTTATATAATTGTATAGGATGAACAGATCTTCAAAACCCTGGGTGTATCCGGGAACATTCCTTCCCCGTTTCATTTCGATCACCTGATTCATTTGAATCAGGTAGGAGTCAATGAGGTAGTAGATCTCTCTTTTGAGTAATTCAGATTCATCATCGATGATGATTCTTTTGTCGGGAAGGATATCCTTGATTGTTTCTGCAGTATAAAGGAGCTGAGCCAGGGAGGAGGACGAGTAAAAGCCAAGATAGCTTTCGATTGGTTCCTGTATTCCATCCAATTGTTCTTGAAGAACATGAAGGGATTGTTCGTCTTCAAAACGTTTGTCGGCAATATCCTGCAGAGAGAGGGATAAAATGAGGATGATGCCGAAGGAGACCATTGTAAATGACATGGAGAATATTGAGTAATAGAACAATTTTGCCCGAAGAGAATTGCTTATGCGGAACCTGTTCTTCTGATTCATTTCTCTTTATCACCCCCTGTAATGATGCTGATCCCCGTATCAACATAGGCAGAGGTATACCCATTGGTGCTAATATCCAGTAAGGATAAAACAGAACTGAATCCTATGAGAAAGGGATCTCGCACAATCGTTCCCAGGACCAGCCCTTTATTAATGTATTCTTTGATCCGTTCATCATCGCCGAATCCAATGACCTGGATCTCTCCTACGAGGTTCATGTCTACAATTGCCTGAACTGTTACAAGAGTATCATTGGGATCGGTCAGGACTATGACATCAACTGGTTTCTCCTGCCTGATCAGCCTGTAGGTGAGACCTTCCGCATCTAGAGGATTTAAAGTTGTATATTCGTTCTGGATGTTGGCTACACGATAGCCTAGGGTTGATCTTAATCCTAATTCCAGCAAATTCGCCTTTGTCATTAGTCCTGGATTCTTTTCACTGTAGACAACCGCCAGGTTGATCTCCTCTTTCCTGGATTTAAGCGCCAGTTTGCCAATGGCCTTTCCTGAATCAAAGTTATTTGTACCAATGAAAATTGTTTTTTCGTCTCGGACTATTTCATTTTCTATTTGAATTATAGGAATGCCTGCATCAGAGATTGCCGCAAGATTGGCCAGAGTATTGGAATCTTCCTTGTAAGCATATACTCCTATACCATCCAATCCGGAGAAGGGGACCATTTTAAGACTCAAGGGGTCTGTATCTATTTCATGAAATGAAATGGAGCAATCCATAGACAAGGAAGCGTTTAAAGCTCCCTCTTTCAATTGTTTGAAAAAGGTATAGTCTGAAGCTGGAAGAAAAAAGGCGTAGTGATATGTTTTTTCCTCGAGGTCTGTAGAATTGTCTCTAAAGAAAAAAGGACTTTTCAGCATTGTATATAAAGAAAGGATGAGAACGACAATGAATATAGAGGCAAATATGTATGGTGCAAATTTCAAAAGTCGATTCACATCACAATTTTATGGTCATATATTCAAATTGTAAAGAAATCATTTTTTAAGGTTTTCACTCTTGAGTTGCCTTACTTCTTTCACTTCCTCCATGGAAAATAAGCATTGGTACTGAGGGATGAGGAGGGTGTTAAAGGTTTTAGTCTTAAAAGGATGCTTGTCTTCCTTACTCGTCCTCTGGTATTATTTGTTTATATATTCGGGTACGTCATCTTCATCAGTTACTGGGAGACATCATGGATCATAAAATGAAATCATCAAAGCAGAATCTGGCTTTTCGCATTGCCGCTGTTGCCGTTCTCACAGCTGTGACCACTGTTTGTACTCTTATCGTCCGAGTTCCTGTGACACCCACCAAGGGGTATATCAACCTGGCCGATGTCGCCATTTTTTTTACGGCTCTAACCTTTGGGCCTTTTACTGCACTGGCATCCGGCGGTCTGGGAACGGCTCTAGCCGATATAATGGGCGGATATGCTCAATGGGCTCCCATTACCTTCTTTGCCCACGGTGTTCAAGGGCTTTTAATCGGCCTAATTTTTAAGGCGACAGATGTAGAAAAGAAAGCCTCTATGATCTTAGCCTTGATCCTCGCCTTTCTGGCAGGAACTATTTTTATGGCTGGTACCTATTTTATGACCGCTGGCATGATGTATGGCTTTGCTGCCGCAGCAACCGAAATCCCAGGCAATATTCTGCAGAATGCCGCTGGTGTCATCATAGGTTTTCCCCTTTATTTGGCAGTCAAAAAAGCCTATCCTCCCATTGCAGGTTTTCGCTGGTAAATTAAAAAAATCTTTTGATTTTTTTCTCCATATTCAAGGACCTTCCATTTTCTTCCCAGACTTGAATTCCCACTCAATTATCCTCATTACATCCTCGTCATTGGATCTCCGTAGCAAGAGGGATTCAATCATGAGGAATTTCCAATTTCAGAAGAGGCTACATCGAAGAATTCTAGTTTTCTCAAGGAGGGCGTTTCCCCTTTGTTTCAAATATTTCTAATATCAGTATAAATCTCTTATTGTTTATCTTGACTTATGCACATAAGTGCATTAACTTTAATTTAAGGATAGTTTATGTCACGACCAAAAAAAGAACGTGTTGTTTACCAGCCGCCGTTGCATGCAGATTTTAAACCCCTGGGGATACAAAGGCAGAAGCTGGAGTCTCTTCCTCTGGGACTGGATGAGTTTGAAGCCATAAGATTGGCCGATTATCTGGGTTTAGAGCATTCTGAGGCTGCTGCGGAGATGGAAATTTCCCGTTCGACTTTTACTAGGCTGATTGAAAAAGCCAGGCGAAAGATTGCCAAATTTCTTGTGGAAGGAAAACATCTTCATATAGAAGGTGGGAACATTCATTTCCGAGGGAACTTGATACGTTGTCATGATTGTGGCCATATGTTCAATATTGGTTTTGACTTAGATATTGGCAGTTGTCCAACCTGCGGATCTGGAAATTTGATAGATCTTGCCGGGGGATTCGGTCATGGAAACTGCTGTCGTGGACATGGACATCAAGGCAGGAGGTAACATTATGCCAAAAGGTGATAGAAGAGGTCCTAATGGAATGGGTCCAATGACTGGACGAGGTGCCGGGTTCTGTAATGGTTCGAGTACTCCAGGTTTTATAAATTCAGGATTTGCCGGTGGATACGGTTTGGGCCGAGGAGCCGGAAGAGGTCGTGGTTTTGACAGATCTTACGGTGTGGGTTTTGGCCGTGGAATGGGGCGCGGCCTTGGGATGGGCTATCAAGCTTATTCTGCAGCGCCGGAATATTTAAAAGACAATGAAAAGGGTTATTTAGAGAATGAGGTGTCTTATTTGAAAGACCAGCTCAAAACCCTGGAAAACAGGCTTTCTGAAATAAAAGAGGAAGAATAGTTTTTAAGGGCGATTTCCAGTCGCCCTTTTATGACCTTCACTTAGAAGGTCCGTTTCTTCCCATGAAAATGATGTTTATAACGAATATGGTCTCCCTTGAGACTAAAGCAGAAATCCAGATGATCAGACTGGAAATATAGATGGAAATAGGGTTATTTAATGAAAATTGCAATCGCCAGCGGAAAGGGTGGGACTGGTAAAACGACTCTGTCTACTAATTTGGCATCCTATATAGCAGAGAATAGAGAGTGTATTTTGGTAGATCTTGATGTAGAAGAACCCAATTCAGGACTTTTTATAAAAGCGGAGCTTCTCCATGAGGAAGACATGTTTAAGAAAATTCCAGAGTGGAACGAAAGTACATGTGAGCTGTGCGGGAATTGTCAAACAGTCTGCAGCTTTAATGCAGTCATGAAGATGGGAAAGATGATCATGGTATTCCCTGAAATGTGCCATGGTTGTTTTGCTTGTTCAGAACTCTGTCCCACAGGGTCTCTTCCTATGAAATCGAAGAAAATGGGAGAGCTGAAATCCTACAAATCCGGGAATCTTAATTTTATCGAAAGCCGGTTGATTATTGGTGAGGAGCAGGCTGTCCCTCTTATCAAACAGACTCTGGATTATGTAGATGCAAACTTTTCAGAAGATAGGATAACCATTCTTGATTCACCTCCAGGTACATCCTGCCCGGTCATTGAGGCAACCAGGGATGCTGATCTTGTTATTCTTATTACAGAACCAACCCCCTTTGGTTTACATGATCTGAAACTCGCCGTCGAAACGGTTCGCCAAATGGGAAAACCGTTTGGAGTTGTCATTAACAGAAATGGAATTGGGAACGATGGGGTAGAACAGTATTGCCGTGAAGAGAGCCTTGACATCATTGCATTGATCCCCAATGACCGATTGATTGCCGAAACCTATTCTGCGGGGAATCTGTTGTATCCAACAGTCCCTTCTGTAAAAAATGCAGTGAGTCATATAGAGAGTTATATTGAAAAAATAAATGAAAAGATGAAGAGAGATACAGTGTGAAAGAGATCGTCGTCATATCAGGAAAAGGTGGAACTGGTAAAACATCCATTACTGCCTCTCTGGCATACTTGGGTGGAGAAGATTTGATTGTGGCTGATTGTGATGTGGATGCTGCGGATATGCATCTGCTCCTTTCTCCCGATTTCGGAAATCCGGAGGAATTTTACAGTGGTGAACTTGCCGTGATTAATC of Oceanispirochaeta crateris contains these proteins:
- a CDS encoding sugar ABC transporter substrate-binding protein; its protein translation is MNRLLKFAPYIFASIFIVVLILSLYTMLKSPFFFRDNSTDLEEKTYHYAFFLPASDYTFFKQLKEGALNASLSMDCSISFHEIDTDPLSLKMVPFSGLDGIGVYAYKEDSNTLANLAAISDAGIPIIQIENEIVRDEKTIFIGTNNFDSGKAIGKLALKSRKEEINLAVVYSEKNPGLMTKANLLELGLRSTLGYRVANIQNEYTTLNPLDAEGLTYRLIRQEKPVDVIVLTDPNDTLVTVQAIVDMNLVGEIQVIGFGDDERIKEYINKGLVLGTIVRDPFLIGFSSVLSLLDISTNGYTSAYVDTGISIITGGDKEK
- a CDS encoding ATP-binding protein; this encodes MKIAIASGKGGTGKTTLSTNLASYIAENRECILVDLDVEEPNSGLFIKAELLHEEDMFKKIPEWNESTCELCGNCQTVCSFNAVMKMGKMIMVFPEMCHGCFACSELCPTGSLPMKSKKMGELKSYKSGNLNFIESRLIIGEEQAVPLIKQTLDYVDANFSEDRITILDSPPGTSCPVIEATRDADLVILITEPTPFGLHDLKLAVETVRQMGKPFGVVINRNGIGNDGVEQYCREESLDIIALIPNDRLIAETYSAGNLLYPTVPSVKNAVSHIESYIEKINEKMKRDTV
- a CDS encoding DUF134 domain-containing protein codes for the protein MSRPKKERVVYQPPLHADFKPLGIQRQKLESLPLGLDEFEAIRLADYLGLEHSEAAAEMEISRSTFTRLIEKARRKIAKFLVEGKHLHIEGGNIHFRGNLIRCHDCGHMFNIGFDLDIGSCPTCGSGNLIDLAGGFGHGNCCRGHGHQGRR
- a CDS encoding ECF transporter S component, whose amino-acid sequence is MDHKMKSSKQNLAFRIAAVAVLTAVTTVCTLIVRVPVTPTKGYINLADVAIFFTALTFGPFTALASGGLGTALADIMGGYAQWAPITFFAHGVQGLLIGLIFKATDVEKKASMILALILAFLAGTIFMAGTYFMTAGMMYGFAAAATEIPGNILQNAAGVIIGFPLYLAVKKAYPPIAGFRW
- a CDS encoding DUF5320 domain-containing protein, giving the protein MPKGDRRGPNGMGPMTGRGAGFCNGSSTPGFINSGFAGGYGLGRGAGRGRGFDRSYGVGFGRGMGRGLGMGYQAYSAAPEYLKDNEKGYLENEVSYLKDQLKTLENRLSEIKEEE